The following are encoded in a window of Sinomonas cyclohexanicum genomic DNA:
- a CDS encoding YebC/PmpR family DNA-binding transcriptional regulator codes for MSGHSKWATTKHKKAVIDAKRAKAFAKYIKTIEVAARMGGPDLSGNPALDLAVSKAKKNSVPNDNIDRAIKRGAGLTGEAIEYTEITYEARGPQGSALLIECLTENRNRAAADVRLAVTRNGGTMADQGSVNYLFTRKGVVSLPKNGLSEDDLLMAVLDAGAEEVKDGGENWIVYSDPSDLQGIRDALNEAGIEYDTDEAEFVPSMEVGLDADGARKFVRLVDALEDLDDVQNVYSNADMSDEVMAELEND; via the coding sequence ATGTCCGGCCACTCCAAATGGGCGACCACCAAGCACAAGAAGGCCGTCATCGACGCCAAGCGTGCCAAGGCGTTCGCGAAGTACATCAAGACCATCGAGGTCGCGGCCCGGATGGGCGGCCCAGACCTCTCCGGCAACCCCGCCCTCGACCTAGCGGTCAGCAAGGCGAAGAAGAACTCGGTCCCGAACGACAACATCGACCGTGCGATCAAGCGCGGCGCGGGCCTGACCGGCGAGGCGATCGAGTACACCGAGATCACGTACGAGGCCCGCGGCCCGCAGGGCTCCGCGCTCCTCATCGAATGCCTCACGGAGAACCGCAACCGTGCGGCGGCGGACGTCCGCCTCGCCGTGACGCGCAACGGCGGCACGATGGCGGACCAGGGGTCCGTCAACTACCTCTTCACCCGCAAGGGCGTGGTGAGCCTGCCGAAGAACGGCCTGTCCGAGGACGACCTGCTCATGGCCGTCCTCGACGCCGGCGCCGAGGAGGTCAAGGACGGAGGCGAGAACTGGATCGTGTACTCGGACCCCAGCGACCTCCAGGGCATCCGCGACGCCCTCAACGAGGCAGGCATCGAGTACGACACCGATGAGGCCGAGTTCGTCCCCTCGATGGAGGTCGGGCTCGATGCCGATGGCGCGCGCAAGTTCGTGCGCCTCGTCGATGCGCTCGAGGACCTCGACGATGTCCAGAACGTGTACTCGAACGCGG
- the pdxT gene encoding pyridoxal 5'-phosphate synthase glutaminase subunit PdxT has product MVTQNPPLPSSSDVTPDAPVVGVLALQGDVREHLAALAHAGARAVKVRRPEELEGLDGLVIPGGESTTIDKLARAFGITEPLRAKIRAGFPVYGSCAGMILLADEIADPTEDLSGRPQESFGGLDITVRRNAFGRQRESFETDLDFKEVDQAGGPVHAVFIRGPWVERVGPGVEVLAEVDPAHASHTATLGGRSRIVAVRSGALLATSFHPEVTGETRIHELFIRMIRTGA; this is encoded by the coding sequence ATGGTGACCCAGAACCCCCCTCTTCCATCCTCGTCGGACGTGACACCGGACGCGCCCGTTGTCGGCGTGCTGGCGCTCCAGGGCGACGTGCGCGAGCATCTCGCGGCGCTGGCCCATGCCGGGGCGCGTGCGGTGAAGGTGCGGCGGCCGGAGGAGCTCGAGGGGCTGGACGGGCTCGTCATCCCCGGCGGAGAGTCCACGACGATCGACAAGCTCGCACGCGCGTTCGGCATCACCGAGCCGCTGCGGGCCAAGATCCGCGCCGGCTTCCCGGTGTACGGCTCGTGCGCGGGCATGATCCTCCTCGCTGACGAGATCGCCGACCCGACCGAGGACCTCTCGGGCCGCCCCCAGGAGTCCTTCGGCGGCCTGGACATCACGGTGCGGCGCAACGCCTTCGGCCGCCAGCGGGAGTCGTTCGAAACGGACCTCGACTTCAAGGAGGTCGACCAGGCGGGGGGACCGGTGCATGCGGTGTTCATCCGCGGTCCGTGGGTCGAAAGGGTGGGTCCGGGCGTCGAAGTCCTCGCCGAGGTCGACCCGGCCCACGCGTCGCACACGGCCACGCTTGGGGGCAGGTCTAGAATTGTCGCAGTGCGTTCTGGAGCGCTGCTCGCGACATCCTTCCACCCCGAGGTGACGGGCGAGACACGGATCCATGAACTTTTCATCCGCATGATCAGGACAGGAGCATAG
- the asnB gene encoding asparagine synthase (glutamine-hydrolyzing), with product MCGIAGYFGAGLEESLLKEMNSCIVHRGPDGEGYFAEGNVGLAHRRLAIVDVAHGQEPMVSADGETVLVYNGEVYNYRELRAELEQLGRRFRTASDTEVVLQAYEQWGTEAFDRFNGMFGLALLDRRRNQLVLVRDHFGIKPLYWANAGTEHEPQLLFASEIKPILATGLVEAKPNERILYRYLQYRIHDDTEETFFEGVRKLLPGEMMTVELDSGRFRISSYTRLREELAELAKVNTPYTPDVVDEYRRRFTEAIRIRLNSEVPVGSALSGGLDSSAVVVTINRLMQEKAEGLEAVGAKQNTFSAVFPNAINDEEAYADAAIAVCSGNVEAHKIKPTPEGFDADLVDFVRTMEEPIISSGPYAQYCVMKEASKHVTVLLDGQGADEMMAGYIPYYFAYLRQLKASGDYATLAKESSSSLDIFYRLGRFRLAGMASGKKSVAMGTLLKKSWTEKFSGESFGNIPANLKARLIDDLFAKSLPSLLRYEDKNTMRFSLEGRVPFLDKEVVKYLFSLSDEAIIKEGWNKRVLRDATRGLLPEMISNRRNKIGFTTPEAEWFKLMKERLYRIFMSNSFYSRPYWDREQVLTAFEEYLNGKNDADTMIFWRLLNVELWLREFIDKDEAPADVTADKSDYEANPGKELDIASNGSVFRRYPLQTEVFAKDTDLAAGVTSYVKRFFEGLPDAPAEARAAVDGKKWYLLVSEKIVAITQGRSFPVWEINVTPAARVLSKFVTRTPAGIGLGSPWSMQIAINEVGLPLIAKAAAASVVGKLQGKSGVFYDVVGHNINAIDGATPYSLGAASNSVKLAPKDPDGVARALSAAVRAALPAEAVASFGGSAVMDANDLGVVVMGHDTDLPTETIAGIFKDNPQGQGSQATPMSLVFTQG from the coding sequence ATGTGCGGAATCGCCGGATACTTCGGCGCTGGGCTCGAGGAATCACTCCTGAAGGAGATGAACAGCTGCATCGTGCACCGCGGGCCCGACGGCGAGGGGTACTTCGCAGAGGGCAACGTGGGCCTCGCCCACCGCCGGCTGGCGATCGTCGACGTCGCCCACGGCCAGGAGCCCATGGTGAGCGCCGACGGCGAGACCGTCCTCGTCTACAACGGCGAGGTCTACAACTACCGCGAGCTGCGCGCCGAGCTCGAGCAGCTCGGCCGCAGGTTCCGCACCGCCTCGGATACCGAGGTGGTCCTCCAGGCCTACGAGCAGTGGGGCACTGAGGCGTTCGACCGCTTCAACGGCATGTTCGGCCTCGCTCTCCTCGATCGGCGCCGCAACCAGCTGGTGCTCGTCCGCGACCACTTCGGCATCAAGCCGCTCTACTGGGCCAACGCGGGAACGGAGCACGAGCCGCAGCTGCTGTTCGCCTCCGAGATCAAGCCGATCCTCGCCACGGGCCTCGTCGAGGCCAAGCCCAACGAGCGGATCCTGTACCGCTACCTCCAGTACCGCATCCACGACGACACGGAGGAAACGTTCTTCGAGGGCGTGCGCAAGCTCCTCCCCGGCGAGATGATGACGGTCGAGCTGGATTCGGGCCGCTTCCGCATCTCCTCCTACACGCGCCTCCGCGAGGAGCTCGCCGAGCTTGCCAAGGTCAACACGCCGTACACGCCGGACGTCGTCGACGAGTACCGCAGGCGCTTCACCGAGGCCATCCGGATCCGCCTGAACTCCGAGGTCCCGGTGGGCAGCGCACTGTCCGGCGGCCTCGACTCCTCCGCCGTCGTCGTGACGATCAACCGGCTCATGCAGGAGAAGGCCGAGGGCCTCGAGGCCGTCGGCGCCAAGCAGAACACCTTCAGCGCGGTGTTCCCCAACGCGATCAACGACGAGGAGGCCTACGCCGACGCCGCGATCGCCGTGTGCAGCGGCAACGTCGAGGCCCACAAGATCAAGCCCACGCCGGAGGGCTTCGATGCCGACCTCGTCGACTTCGTGCGCACCATGGAGGAGCCGATCATCTCCTCGGGCCCGTACGCCCAGTACTGCGTCATGAAGGAGGCCTCCAAGCACGTGACCGTGCTCCTCGACGGCCAGGGCGCCGACGAGATGATGGCCGGCTACATCCCCTACTACTTCGCCTACCTGCGCCAGCTCAAGGCCTCCGGCGACTACGCGACGCTCGCCAAGGAGTCGTCGTCGAGCCTCGACATCTTCTACCGCCTCGGCCGGTTCCGCCTCGCGGGCATGGCCAGCGGCAAGAAGTCCGTCGCGATGGGCACGCTGCTGAAGAAGTCCTGGACGGAGAAGTTCTCCGGCGAGTCGTTCGGCAACATCCCGGCCAACCTCAAGGCCCGCCTCATCGACGACCTGTTCGCGAAGTCGCTCCCTTCGCTGCTGCGGTACGAGGACAAGAACACGATGCGCTTCTCGCTCGAGGGCCGCGTGCCATTCCTCGACAAGGAAGTGGTCAAGTACCTGTTCTCCCTCTCGGACGAGGCGATCATCAAGGAAGGCTGGAACAAGCGGGTGCTCCGCGACGCGACGCGCGGCCTCCTGCCCGAGATGATCAGCAACCGGCGCAACAAGATCGGCTTCACCACGCCCGAGGCGGAGTGGTTCAAGCTCATGAAGGAGCGCCTCTACAGGATCTTCATGTCCAACTCGTTCTACTCGCGCCCGTACTGGGACCGCGAGCAGGTCCTCACGGCCTTCGAGGAGTACCTCAACGGCAAGAACGACGCCGACACGATGATCTTCTGGCGCCTCCTGAACGTCGAGCTCTGGCTGCGCGAGTTCATCGACAAGGACGAGGCCCCGGCGGACGTCACGGCGGACAAGAGCGACTACGAGGCGAACCCGGGCAAGGAACTCGACATCGCCTCGAACGGCTCGGTGTTCCGCAGGTATCCGCTCCAGACCGAGGTCTTCGCGAAGGACACCGACCTCGCCGCGGGCGTCACATCGTACGTGAAGCGATTCTTCGAGGGGCTGCCGGACGCGCCCGCGGAGGCGCGTGCCGCCGTCGACGGCAAGAAGTGGTACCTGCTCGTGAGCGAGAAGATCGTCGCGATCACCCAGGGGCGGTCGTTCCCCGTCTGGGAGATCAACGTGACCCCTGCGGCGCGCGTGCTCTCGAAGTTCGTGACGCGCACGCCGGCCGGGATCGGCCTCGGCAGCCCGTGGTCGATGCAGATCGCGATCAACGAGGTCGGCCTGCCGCTCATCGCGAAGGCCGCCGCCGCCTCGGTCGTCGGGAAGCTGCAGGGCAAGAGCGGCGTCTTCTACGACGTGGTGGGCCACAACATCAACGCAATCGACGGCGCGACCCCGTACAGCCTCGGCGCGGCCAGCAACTCGGTGAAGCTCGCGCCCAAGGATCCCGACGGCGTCGCACGTGCGCTCAGCGCCGCGGTGCGCGCCGCCCTCCCGGCCGAGGCCGTGGCGTCCTTCGGTGGCTCCGCCGTCATGGATGCGAACGACCTCGGCGTGGTCGTGATGGGCCACGACACGGATCTGCCCACGGAGACCATCGCGGGCATCTTCAAGGACAACCCGCAGGGCCAGGGCTCTCAGGCCACGCCGATGTCCCTCGTGTTCACGCAGGGCTGA
- a CDS encoding M3 family metallopeptidase gives MTNPLLTPSTLPYGLPAFPEIRDEHYAEAIRAGLAEHLAEIEAIASSDQAPDFENTAVAMERSGQLLTRASAAFFNVVSSHGTEGIRALETELMPELSAHDDAIYLNRALYARFAAVPTEGLDPESARLVSEWLAAFRRAGVALDDAGQERLRAVNAELSRLGTEYGQRVAKGINEAAILVTDESELAGMPEDDRASAAEAARAAGHESGWLLTFIQPTSQPQLAVLEDRALRQRIFEASVARGSSGGPTDVLALVTDMARLRAEKAELLGFKDFAELAVDDQTAPSISAVKDMLGRLTPAAVRNAAAEAEILAESAGHDLEPWDWAFYSAQVHREKYAVDERALRDYFELDSVLADGVFYAAGQLYGLSFTERSDLAGYHEDVRVWEVFDADGSGLGLFLGDYFARPTKRGGAWMNSFVEQSRLLGRSPVVVNNLNVPRPAPGEPALLTLDELRTVFHEFGHALHGLLSDVEYPRFSGTNVPRDFVEYPSQVNEMWMFAPEVVSHFARHHETGEPLPAEDLARLDAARLWGEGFATTEYLGASLLDLAWHGLGRGDDAGDALAFEATALADAGVAVALVPPRYRTGYFQHIFAGGWYAAGYWSYIWSEVLDADTVEWFKENGGLTRANGDTFRRELLSRGNSRDPLESFRAFRGRDADVAPLIARRGLA, from the coding sequence ATGACCAACCCGCTCCTGACGCCCAGCACGCTCCCCTACGGCCTCCCGGCCTTCCCCGAGATCCGCGACGAGCACTACGCGGAGGCGATCCGTGCGGGCCTCGCGGAGCATCTCGCGGAGATCGAGGCCATCGCGTCCTCGGACCAGGCTCCCGACTTCGAGAACACCGCCGTCGCCATGGAGCGTTCGGGGCAGTTGCTCACGCGCGCCTCCGCCGCGTTCTTCAACGTGGTCTCCTCCCACGGCACCGAAGGGATCCGCGCGCTCGAGACGGAACTCATGCCCGAGCTCTCCGCCCACGACGACGCAATCTACCTCAACCGGGCCCTCTACGCGCGCTTCGCCGCGGTCCCCACCGAGGGGCTCGATCCGGAGTCGGCGCGGCTCGTCTCGGAGTGGCTGGCTGCCTTCCGGCGCGCCGGCGTCGCACTCGACGACGCCGGCCAGGAGCGCCTCCGCGCGGTCAACGCGGAGCTGTCCCGGCTGGGCACCGAGTACGGCCAACGGGTCGCGAAGGGAATCAACGAAGCAGCGATCCTCGTGACGGACGAGTCCGAGCTGGCGGGCATGCCCGAGGACGACCGCGCCTCCGCTGCCGAGGCCGCGCGGGCGGCGGGCCACGAGTCGGGATGGCTCCTGACGTTCATCCAGCCGACGAGCCAGCCGCAGCTCGCCGTCCTCGAGGACCGCGCGCTGCGCCAGCGCATCTTCGAGGCCTCGGTGGCCCGCGGCAGCTCAGGCGGGCCGACCGATGTCCTCGCGCTCGTGACCGACATGGCCCGCCTCCGGGCGGAGAAGGCCGAGCTCCTGGGCTTCAAGGACTTCGCGGAGCTCGCCGTGGACGACCAGACCGCGCCGTCCATCTCGGCGGTCAAGGACATGCTCGGGCGCCTGACGCCGGCCGCAGTGCGCAACGCCGCCGCGGAGGCGGAGATCCTGGCCGAGTCCGCGGGCCATGATCTCGAGCCATGGGACTGGGCGTTCTACTCGGCCCAGGTGCACCGCGAGAAGTACGCGGTGGACGAGCGGGCCCTACGCGACTACTTCGAGCTGGACAGCGTCCTCGCCGACGGCGTCTTCTACGCGGCGGGCCAGCTGTACGGTCTCTCGTTCACGGAGCGTTCCGACCTCGCGGGCTACCACGAGGACGTGCGCGTCTGGGAGGTCTTCGACGCGGACGGCTCCGGCCTCGGGCTGTTCCTCGGCGACTACTTCGCCCGCCCGACCAAGCGCGGCGGAGCGTGGATGAACTCCTTCGTCGAGCAGTCCCGGCTGCTGGGCCGCTCCCCCGTCGTCGTGAACAACCTCAACGTGCCCAGACCGGCCCCGGGCGAACCCGCGCTCCTGACCCTGGATGAGCTGCGGACCGTGTTCCACGAGTTCGGGCACGCCCTTCACGGACTGCTCTCGGACGTGGAGTACCCGCGCTTCTCCGGCACGAACGTGCCCCGCGACTTCGTCGAGTACCCTTCGCAGGTCAACGAGATGTGGATGTTCGCGCCCGAGGTGGTAAGCCACTTCGCGCGGCACCACGAGACCGGTGAGCCGCTCCCCGCGGAGGACCTCGCCCGGCTCGACGCGGCCAGGCTCTGGGGTGAGGGATTCGCCACGACGGAGTACCTCGGCGCGTCCCTCCTCGACCTCGCCTGGCACGGCCTCGGTCGCGGTGACGACGCCGGAGACGCCCTCGCCTTCGAGGCCACGGCGCTGGCCGACGCCGGTGTGGCCGTCGCGCTCGTGCCGCCCCGCTACCGGACCGGGTACTTCCAGCACATCTTCGCGGGTGGCTGGTACGCGGCGGGCTACTGGTCCTACATCTGGAGCGAGGTGCTCGATGCGGACACGGTCGAGTGGTTCAAGGAGAACGGCGGGCTCACGCGCGCCAACGGCGACACCTTCCGCCGCGAGCTCCTCTCGCGGGGCAACTCCCGGGACCCGCTCGAATCGTTCCGGGCCTTCCGAGGCCGGGATGCGGACGTCGCGCCGCTCATCGCGCGGCGCGGCCTCGCCTGA
- a CDS encoding phosphoribosyltransferase family protein encodes MHVFKDRTEAGRELARVLTRFRGPDTVVLGLPRGGVPVAFEVAVSLGAPLDVIVVRKLGVPFQQELAMGAIGENGVRVVDDRVRSLSGVTEREFGLVEHREREVLEARVAQIRAVRAPEDLNGKTAIVVDDGIATGSTARVACTIARALGAARVILAVPVGPKDVVGDFAEADEVVCLSTPSPFRAVGRFYNDFSATSDEDVLHLLDAAARRPVPASRSKGPAPRHEDVLIPVDGVTIQGSLHLPATAGVVVFAHGSGSSRHSPRNRAVARVLQDAGLGTLLLDLLSPDEELERRAVFDIGLLASRLSAATDWLRAGAAGVERPIGYFGASTGAAAALWSAADPDARIDAVVSRGGRPDLAIQRLGAVRAPTLLIVGGADRQVLELNREAARHLTCPNRLEIVPGATHLFEEPGALDAVARLARDWFVEHLGAAAVGGEGPA; translated from the coding sequence ATGCACGTCTTCAAGGACAGGACCGAAGCCGGGCGGGAACTGGCCCGCGTGCTCACCCGGTTCCGCGGGCCCGACACGGTCGTCCTCGGCCTTCCCCGCGGTGGCGTGCCTGTGGCGTTCGAGGTCGCGGTCAGCCTGGGCGCTCCGCTGGATGTCATCGTGGTGCGCAAGCTCGGCGTCCCGTTCCAGCAGGAACTGGCCATGGGCGCGATCGGCGAGAACGGCGTGCGCGTGGTCGACGATCGGGTCAGGTCACTCTCGGGGGTGACCGAGCGCGAGTTCGGTCTCGTCGAACACCGCGAGCGTGAGGTCCTCGAGGCCCGCGTTGCGCAGATCAGGGCCGTGCGGGCACCCGAGGACCTGAACGGCAAGACGGCCATCGTGGTGGACGACGGCATCGCGACGGGGTCCACGGCGAGGGTGGCGTGCACCATCGCACGCGCACTCGGGGCGGCACGGGTCATCCTCGCGGTCCCGGTCGGGCCGAAGGACGTGGTCGGGGACTTCGCCGAGGCCGACGAGGTCGTGTGCCTCTCGACGCCGTCGCCGTTCCGGGCGGTCGGCCGCTTCTACAACGATTTCTCCGCGACAAGCGACGAAGATGTCCTGCACCTCCTCGACGCCGCGGCGCGCCGCCCGGTGCCGGCGTCACGTTCAAAAGGTCCCGCCCCGAGGCACGAGGACGTGCTCATCCCGGTCGACGGCGTGACCATCCAGGGGAGCCTGCACCTGCCGGCGACCGCCGGCGTCGTGGTCTTCGCCCACGGCAGCGGCAGCAGCCGCCACAGCCCGCGCAATCGCGCCGTTGCCCGCGTCCTCCAGGACGCCGGACTCGGGACGCTCCTGCTGGACCTGCTCTCCCCCGACGAGGAGCTCGAGCGGCGTGCTGTGTTCGACATCGGCCTCCTCGCCTCCCGCCTCTCCGCGGCGACAGACTGGCTCCGAGCCGGGGCCGCTGGCGTCGAGAGGCCGATCGGCTACTTCGGGGCGAGCACCGGGGCGGCCGCGGCGCTGTGGTCCGCGGCCGATCCGGATGCCCGCATCGACGCCGTGGTCTCACGGGGCGGGCGCCCCGACCTGGCCATCCAGCGGCTCGGAGCGGTGCGTGCGCCGACACTCCTGATCGTGGGCGGCGCGGACCGCCAGGTCCTCGAGCTCAACCGCGAAGCGGCACGGCACCTCACGTGCCCGAACCGGCTCGAGATCGTTCCCGGCGCGACCCACCTCTTCGAGGAGCCCGGGGCGCTCGACGCCGTCGCCCGCCTAGCGCGCGACTGGTTCGTCGAACACCTCGGTGCGGCGGCCGTCGGCGGGGAGGGCCCGGCCTGA
- a CDS encoding phosphopantetheine-binding protein, whose protein sequence is MTTLDPRSAALAALREIAPELEPDEIADSDRLRQDLDLDSLDFLRLIEQIAKATGVDVPERDYPLVATFGGLVAYVAAHHA, encoded by the coding sequence ATGACAACCCTCGACCCACGCTCGGCGGCCCTCGCCGCGCTGCGCGAGATCGCACCCGAGCTCGAGCCTGACGAGATCGCCGACTCGGACCGTCTCAGGCAGGACCTCGACCTCGACTCCTTGGACTTCCTGCGCCTCATCGAGCAGATCGCGAAGGCAACCGGCGTGGACGTCCCCGAGCGGGACTACCCACTGGTCGCAACCTTCGGCGGGCTCGTGGCCTACGTCGCCGCGCATCACGCGTGA